In Paenibacillus sp. 1781tsa1, one DNA window encodes the following:
- a CDS encoding MerR family transcriptional regulator: MHTIGEVADLLHISAHTLRYYEKEQIVTPLRDASGDRRYNESHLKWLQFVIKLKETQMPIATIKKYASLFQEGEHTAADRLKLLEEHKESIQKQMHILNTADEMLEHKISSYRTFIGQ; the protein is encoded by the coding sequence ATGCATACCATTGGTGAAGTGGCAGATTTACTCCATATCAGTGCACATACGTTGCGTTATTATGAGAAAGAACAGATTGTAACCCCTCTCCGAGATGCCAGTGGAGACAGGAGATACAACGAGTCCCACCTGAAATGGCTTCAATTTGTGATCAAACTAAAAGAGACCCAGATGCCCATTGCTACCATTAAGAAGTATGCATCCTTATTCCAGGAAGGGGAGCATACAGCGGCAGATCGCTTAAAGCTGCTGGAGGAGCATAAAGAGTCAATTCAAAAACAGATGCACATACTTAACACAGCCGATGAGATGCTTGAGCATAAAATTTCGTCGTACCGTACGTTCATCGGGCAATGA
- a CDS encoding YitT family protein — MHQIRKQKSNKLKILSKVLLIIIGGFITAYGLEAILIPNNVSDGGVTGLSIVGSQLFGLPLGMLIGIINIPFVWLGYKQIGKSFALYSIIGIASLAISTSLMHHVPTIIEGDTLLVTVVGGIIIGFGMGLALRNGGALDGIDMLAVLLSRKVPFGTSDLILFLNMFVFIVVSTVFGLQGAILSGLAYFIASKVIHIVEEGLSGSKTFKIITNQPEIMVETIRDRLGRGATYTEAYGGYSNEQFKEITCVINRMEESKIKDIIHEIDPSAFVVVYDVAEVRGGNFKKKDIH; from the coding sequence ATGCATCAAATCAGGAAACAAAAATCAAACAAGTTAAAGATCCTCTCCAAAGTATTATTGATTATCATTGGGGGATTTATAACGGCATATGGTCTGGAAGCCATATTGATCCCGAATAATGTCTCGGATGGTGGTGTCACAGGCCTGAGTATCGTAGGATCACAGCTGTTTGGATTACCACTCGGGATGCTCATCGGGATTATTAATATTCCATTTGTGTGGCTCGGGTACAAGCAGATTGGTAAAAGTTTTGCGTTATATTCGATCATCGGTATTGCTTCACTGGCGATCAGCACTAGTCTGATGCACCATGTACCAACCATCATCGAAGGCGATACTTTGCTCGTTACGGTTGTCGGCGGGATTATTATCGGTTTTGGTATGGGACTTGCATTACGTAATGGCGGGGCACTGGATGGCATAGATATGCTGGCTGTACTCCTTTCGCGCAAAGTACCTTTTGGAACCAGTGATCTCATTCTGTTCCTCAACATGTTTGTCTTTATTGTCGTTTCTACCGTGTTCGGTCTGCAAGGAGCGATTTTGTCAGGACTTGCGTATTTTATTGCTTCCAAAGTAATACATATTGTTGAAGAGGGATTGAGCGGCTCCAAAACATTTAAAATTATTACGAATCAACCTGAAATTATGGTTGAAACCATTCGTGACCGACTAGGTCGTGGTGCAACGTACACCGAGGCGTACGGTGGATACTCTAATGAACAATTCAAGGAAATTACTTGTGTCATTAACCGGATGGAAGAGAGTAAAATTAAAGATATTATTCATGAAATTGACCCATCTGCCTTTGTAGTTGTATACGATGTAGCTGAAGTAAGAGGCGGCAATTTCAAAAAGAAAGATATTCACTAA
- a CDS encoding cyclase family protein codes for MKRLLLSYPLSVNTPVYKDNPPVEIQQQSSIAQGDPYNQFIITSLNHSGTHIDGPWHFNPKGKKLSELPFDDFIFHYPTILDIPKSDDELITKADLEPYEHLIASSDLLLIRTGFGKLRSSDPVRYSDHNPGFAASAASYLMVFDSLRAIGMDMISAGSSLHEDEAIAFHQKILGKDRVDGKFILVIEDMNLNQDLSDIGVVYAVPLFIEGVDSSFSTIFTEKC; via the coding sequence ATGAAACGTCTGCTCTTATCCTATCCGCTTAGCGTAAATACTCCAGTATATAAAGATAATCCTCCAGTTGAGATCCAGCAGCAATCAAGCATAGCTCAAGGAGACCCGTACAATCAATTTATCATCACATCCCTCAACCATAGCGGCACTCATATTGATGGGCCTTGGCACTTTAACCCCAAAGGAAAAAAACTGAGTGAGCTTCCATTTGACGATTTTATCTTCCACTATCCCACGATCCTTGACATTCCCAAAAGTGATGATGAATTGATCACTAAAGCCGATCTGGAGCCATATGAGCACCTGATTGCAAGCTCTGATTTGCTGCTCATACGCACAGGTTTTGGGAAGCTCCGTTCCTCAGACCCTGTTCGTTATAGTGATCATAACCCTGGGTTTGCCGCATCTGCTGCCAGTTACCTCATGGTGTTTGATTCACTACGAGCAATTGGCATGGATATGATCTCTGCGGGCTCTTCACTACATGAGGATGAAGCTATCGCTTTCCATCAGAAGATTTTGGGAAAAGATCGCGTAGATGGCAAATTCATTCTGGTCATTGAGGATATGAATTTAAACCAGGATTTATCAGATATCGGCGTTGTTTATGCTGTGCCTTTGTTTATTGAGGGAGTTGACAGCAGTTTTAGTACCATATTCACTGAAAAATGTTAG
- a CDS encoding serine hydrolase → MDFKPLATFIDRMTSWRIPWAEVLVMHRNDTVFHYRNGYANLEDKTPISDGAIFNLYSMTKIMTCVAGLQLVEKGEMLLSDPLSDYLPEYADMTVKKTMANGEIRLEKATRAITVRDLFTMTAGFSYDVGSPSIQEAVKSTHGTLPTREFARALAKEPLLFEPGTHWNYSMCHDVLGALVEVVSGKSFGAYLRDEITGPLGMNDTAFNLNDEQQKRLIPQYAYNDELEKAVRMDGNGFRVGTELESGGAGLLSTVSDYARFLNALTGRGTSPEGVRILSQASVELMRTDHLNEMTRGDYSWDHMYGYGYGLGVRTHISKARSGSLSPLGEFGWSGAAGCMAIIDPDSELTVMYAQHLLNSQEGYVQRRLRNVIYSCL, encoded by the coding sequence ATGGACTTTAAACCGCTTGCTACATTTATTGACCGCATGACATCCTGGCGTATACCGTGGGCTGAGGTATTGGTGATGCATCGAAATGATACCGTTTTCCATTACCGTAATGGTTATGCCAATCTGGAGGACAAAACGCCTATTAGCGATGGAGCAATCTTCAATCTATACTCCATGACCAAAATCATGACCTGCGTGGCAGGACTGCAACTAGTGGAGAAAGGTGAAATGCTGTTAAGTGATCCACTGTCCGATTATCTGCCGGAATATGCCGATATGACGGTGAAGAAAACGATGGCGAACGGAGAGATTCGACTGGAAAAGGCGACAAGAGCCATTACAGTACGCGATTTGTTCACCATGACGGCTGGGTTCTCCTATGACGTGGGTAGTCCAAGCATTCAGGAAGCTGTAAAAAGCACCCACGGAACACTGCCAACACGTGAGTTCGCGAGAGCGCTTGCGAAGGAACCGCTTTTGTTTGAGCCAGGAACGCATTGGAATTACAGCATGTGCCATGATGTGCTCGGAGCCTTGGTGGAAGTTGTAAGTGGTAAAAGCTTTGGTGCGTATCTCCGGGACGAAATCACCGGACCACTTGGCATGAACGATACAGCGTTCAATCTGAACGATGAGCAGCAGAAACGCCTTATTCCGCAGTATGCTTACAATGATGAACTTGAAAAGGCTGTACGTATGGATGGTAATGGATTCCGTGTAGGTACCGAGCTGGAGAGCGGTGGCGCAGGGTTGCTATCAACCGTTAGCGATTATGCACGGTTTCTGAACGCACTTACTGGACGTGGTACAAGTCCTGAAGGTGTACGCATTTTGTCACAAGCTTCAGTGGAACTGATGCGAACGGATCATCTGAACGAGATGACTCGCGGTGATTATTCGTGGGATCATATGTATGGATACGGCTATGGATTAGGTGTCCGTACACATATCTCCAAAGCACGCAGTGGTTCGCTGAGTCCGCTTGGTGAATTTGGATGGAGTGGTGCTGCTGGTTGTATGGCTATTATTGATCCGGATTCAGAGCTTACGGTCATGTATGCCCAGCATTTGCTGAACAGTCAGGAAGGATATGTTCAACGACGCTTACGTAATGTGATATACTCCTGCCTATAA
- a CDS encoding DUF4309 domain-containing protein, which translates to MIYPKHNAKWASLALLTIIGYVLSALLLLPPNAAAKGEQISAKQLESMSRLSFTLRDAKQTAYTVYIFAYDEQKSTLTEENGWTNNKKGDKSYSGTYRAALLKKGAAYGTVQAAKLDLNTIILPQTWNFVVKSKEASTPDMLMITDWGTSNFNEVKTYIVRSGELRRVTYVDNKGKKIDDSYSASRDDGIRTLSGTRVQFKNYNNLQFVYGVDTFKLNVNKLEMRLEDTRNLRTRDWPNSGVGDRAYLKSLKDAALKGALPGRTDIKIGMTLQNAQKKLGKPNSRSNEEWGAFYYYSKFGVGFDSYMHELTNKSRIAVFDLYNEKQNLSPWNVRIWMGKPSSEYYNEVVGGYEMVYQLGNHAIVFNYEEEEDLIDFTSIY; encoded by the coding sequence ATGATATACCCTAAACACAACGCAAAATGGGCTTCCCTAGCCTTACTTACCATAATCGGCTATGTTCTGAGCGCATTGCTTCTGCTACCACCCAATGCCGCTGCCAAAGGAGAGCAAATCTCAGCCAAACAGCTGGAAAGTATGAGCCGGCTTTCATTTACGCTTCGTGATGCCAAGCAAACTGCATACACCGTTTATATTTTTGCTTATGATGAACAGAAAAGTACGCTGACCGAAGAAAATGGTTGGACGAACAATAAAAAAGGCGACAAGAGTTATTCAGGAACGTATCGTGCGGCCTTGCTGAAAAAAGGTGCAGCATACGGAACAGTGCAAGCAGCAAAACTGGATCTGAATACGATTATTTTGCCTCAAACCTGGAACTTTGTTGTGAAAAGCAAAGAGGCTAGTACACCAGACATGTTGATGATCACCGATTGGGGAACTTCTAATTTCAATGAGGTGAAAACGTATATTGTTCGTTCCGGGGAATTGCGCCGTGTAACATATGTCGATAATAAGGGTAAAAAAATCGACGATTCCTACTCTGCAAGCAGAGATGATGGAATCCGTACTCTTTCAGGTACCCGAGTGCAGTTCAAAAATTACAACAACCTTCAATTCGTCTATGGGGTAGATACGTTTAAGCTGAATGTGAACAAATTGGAAATGCGGTTGGAAGATACGCGCAACCTTCGTACAAGAGATTGGCCGAACTCAGGTGTTGGCGATCGTGCTTACCTGAAAAGCCTGAAGGACGCTGCATTAAAAGGTGCATTGCCTGGGCGAACGGACATCAAGATTGGTATGACGCTTCAAAATGCGCAAAAAAAGCTGGGGAAACCCAATTCTCGTTCAAATGAAGAATGGGGAGCGTTCTATTATTATTCTAAATTCGGCGTTGGATTTGATTCATATATGCACGAGCTTACCAATAAATCACGTATTGCCGTTTTTGATTTGTACAATGAGAAGCAGAATCTTTCACCATGGAATGTAAGAATATGGATGGGAAAACCTTCCTCAGAATATTACAATGAAGTCGTTGGTGGTTATGAGATGGTATACCAATTGGGTAATCACGCCATTGTATTCAATTATGAAGAAGAAGAGGACTTGATTGACTTTACGAGTATTTATTAA
- a CDS encoding DMT family transporter produces MIERNTLENQKPSKFSDPIFVMLIASLCCLLWGSAYPSIKLGYIAFNILPEDIASKYVFAGYRFTLAGLLLLLLSRIVRKEKLQLSRPQWASLIMLGILQTGLQYMFFYVGVANTTGVKGSIMNATTTFFSVVLAHFIYKNDKLSRNKIVGCLLGFVGVIIVNFHTDLLTFSFSFTGEGFIIIAALVFSVTALYAKRLTATIDVLIITGVSLFVGGLVLTLLGLSLGGRVTHFTLESTSNLIYLALLSSVAFCLWNMLLKYNKVGRVSVYNFLIPVFGALLSALFLGETIFELKNLAALLFVSVGIYLVNRVRSVQSSNNIPIK; encoded by the coding sequence GTGATAGAGAGAAATACCCTTGAAAATCAAAAACCGAGTAAATTTAGTGATCCCATTTTTGTCATGCTCATAGCGAGCCTTTGTTGCTTGTTATGGGGAAGTGCGTACCCGTCCATCAAACTTGGATATATCGCATTTAACATTCTGCCGGAAGATATTGCTTCCAAGTATGTATTTGCAGGATATCGATTCACACTGGCGGGCTTGCTGCTATTGCTACTGTCTCGTATCGTTAGAAAAGAGAAGCTTCAATTGTCCCGGCCTCAGTGGGCAAGCCTTATCATGTTAGGTATATTGCAAACCGGTTTGCAATATATGTTTTTCTACGTTGGCGTAGCCAATACGACGGGTGTCAAAGGTTCCATTATGAATGCAACGACGACCTTCTTCAGTGTTGTTCTGGCCCATTTCATCTATAAGAACGACAAATTAAGCAGAAATAAAATCGTTGGCTGCTTGCTCGGATTCGTTGGCGTTATTATCGTAAACTTTCATACGGATCTGCTTACTTTTTCCTTTTCATTTACAGGCGAAGGCTTCATTATTATAGCAGCACTTGTGTTTTCCGTTACAGCCCTTTACGCAAAACGTCTCACCGCGACCATCGATGTTCTGATCATCACAGGTGTCAGCTTATTCGTCGGGGGACTGGTACTTACGCTGTTAGGTCTATCACTCGGCGGTCGGGTCACCCATTTCACCCTGGAATCCACCAGTAACTTAATCTACCTGGCTTTGCTGTCATCCGTCGCATTTTGTTTGTGGAATATGCTTCTCAAGTATAACAAGGTCGGAAGAGTGTCTGTATACAACTTCCTTATCCCTGTGTTTGGAGCATTATTATCGGCTTTATTCTTAGGCGAAACGATTTTCGAGCTGAAAAACCTGGCTGCATTACTGTTTGTTTCGGTCGGCATTTATTTAGTCAATCGTGTGCGTTCTGTGCAAAGCTCTAATAACATTCCAATAAAATAG
- a CDS encoding TetR/AcrR family transcriptional regulator, whose protein sequence is MITIVSITDRRVLKSQEAIKSAFIRLMNEKSFDTITMQDISDHANVGRRTIYHHFSDKFDLLDKLIEEHIEELRRLCKEASDLDFIESNVLWFDYFEMHYSFFSAMIQSKGAPFFRSRLLALVIEELEDEVNITEGKNKGLTKDVILTFLGTALVGIVESYFTNGLPRKPHFVAEQVGILFDRNL, encoded by the coding sequence GTGATTACTATCGTTTCTATCACAGATCGAAGAGTACTTAAGTCTCAAGAAGCTATCAAATCCGCTTTTATTAGACTTATGAACGAAAAATCTTTTGACACTATTACGATGCAAGATATATCAGATCATGCTAATGTCGGCCGCAGAACCATATATCATCACTTTTCGGACAAATTCGACTTGCTGGATAAATTAATTGAAGAACATATTGAAGAACTAAGAAGATTATGCAAGGAAGCATCCGATCTGGATTTTATAGAAAGCAATGTACTTTGGTTCGATTATTTTGAAATGCACTATTCATTCTTCTCAGCTATGATACAGAGTAAAGGAGCCCCTTTTTTCCGCAGTCGCCTCCTCGCTCTCGTCATCGAAGAACTGGAAGATGAGGTGAATATAACAGAGGGAAAAAATAAAGGACTAACGAAAGATGTCATCCTTACGTTTTTAGGTACAGCTCTCGTTGGTATAGTGGAATCCTATTTCACGAATGGGTTACCCCGGAAACCTCACTTTGTCGCAGAACAAGTTGGCATTTTATTCGATAGAAACTTATAA
- a CDS encoding cupin domain-containing protein has protein sequence MAKHEEVQHGVIFPVGEKNEAYAQYFVGQSYLQSLVADHKVNVGVGNVTFEPGCRNNWHIHRGGFQLLLVTGGEGWYQEEGKPAQFLKAGDVIVTHDGVKHWHGAAKDSWFEHIAITAGTPEWLEPVTDEVYGKL, from the coding sequence ATGGCTAAACATGAAGAAGTTCAACATGGAGTTATATTCCCAGTAGGAGAAAAAAACGAAGCATATGCACAATATTTTGTAGGGCAAAGTTATCTTCAATCCTTGGTTGCTGATCACAAAGTGAATGTGGGTGTTGGGAATGTGACGTTTGAACCGGGATGCCGAAATAACTGGCATATTCACCGCGGTGGATTTCAACTATTGTTAGTGACTGGTGGGGAAGGTTGGTACCAGGAAGAAGGGAAACCTGCTCAATTCCTAAAAGCCGGCGACGTTATCGTGACTCATGATGGTGTAAAACACTGGCATGGGGCCGCTAAAGATAGTTGGTTTGAACATATTGCGATTACTGCAGGTACACCAGAGTGGCTGGAACCTGTTACAGATGAAGTTTACGGTAAGTTATAA
- a CDS encoding LacI family DNA-binding transcriptional regulator translates to MTTIKDVAQLAGVSVATVSRVINDRGYVHADTRKKVEDAVKALNFSPNEVARSLYKRKSKLIGLLLPDIANPYFPQLARGVEDRMQEQDYRLIFGNSDEDERKEQDYIQTFIQNNVVGVISSTNYPHSSIYENLKIPVVFLDRTSLDRPSVYADGREGGRLAAREIIKRGSRRITVMQGPSQIRPAQDRFEGAIEIIRDAGLDYRVIQTTSFSINEAGIWAEELFRKYADTDGVIASNDIAAMAVLHEASRVGRKVPDDVQVIGFDDIPMSSLLSPALSTIHQPAYEMGREAAGLLIQLVEQAAIENKNIQLPVSFIERGTTRKVRSDG, encoded by the coding sequence ATGACAACAATTAAAGACGTAGCTCAACTGGCTGGCGTATCTGTTGCCACCGTATCCAGAGTCATTAATGATAGAGGTTATGTACATGCCGACACGCGCAAGAAAGTGGAAGATGCTGTGAAGGCGCTTAACTTTTCGCCGAATGAAGTGGCTCGCTCATTATATAAACGCAAGTCCAAACTGATTGGCCTGTTGTTGCCGGATATTGCCAACCCTTACTTCCCGCAGTTGGCCCGCGGTGTAGAGGACCGGATGCAGGAGCAGGATTACAGACTGATATTTGGAAATAGTGATGAGGATGAACGAAAGGAGCAGGATTACATCCAGACGTTTATCCAGAACAATGTGGTCGGTGTAATCTCTTCAACGAACTACCCTCATTCTTCAATATATGAAAACCTGAAGATTCCCGTTGTGTTTCTGGATAGAACATCACTGGATCGTCCATCCGTGTATGCGGATGGTAGGGAAGGTGGAAGACTAGCTGCAAGGGAAATTATCAAACGCGGCAGTCGCCGGATCACAGTTATGCAGGGACCGTCACAGATCAGACCAGCTCAGGATCGATTTGAAGGGGCGATTGAAATCATCCGTGATGCTGGGTTAGACTACCGGGTAATCCAGACGACCTCATTTTCAATTAACGAGGCAGGTATATGGGCTGAAGAATTATTCAGGAAGTATGCGGACACAGACGGGGTGATTGCCAGCAATGACATCGCAGCCATGGCCGTACTGCATGAGGCATCACGAGTCGGAAGGAAGGTTCCTGATGACGTACAAGTGATTGGCTTCGATGATATTCCGATGAGCAGCCTGTTATCGCCGGCATTGTCCACCATCCATCAGCCAGCATACGAGATGGGAAGAGAAGCGGCGGGATTACTTATCCAGCTTGTGGAACAAGCTGCAATAGAGAACAAAAACATACAGTTGCCCGTAAGCTTCATCGAACGGGGCACTACGAGAAAGGTGAGATCAGATGGCTAA